The stretch of DNA CGAATCGTGACTTTGAACAAATCGGACAGATCCATCGCTTTTTAGGATTGACAGTCGGCATCAATCTGCCATTGATGCAACCGGCCATGAAACAAGAAGCCTACAATGCGGACATTACGTACGGTGTGGGAACAGAGTTTGGTTTTGACTATTTGCGTGATAATATGGCACCTGACCTTTCCCAAAAAGTTCAACGCCCTTACCATTTTGCCATTATAGATGAAGTGGATAGCGTATTGGTTGATGAAGCCAAAACACCGTTGATTGTGGCCGGCAAAATGTCAGCTGATGCAGATTTACATATGATTGCGGCTCGTTTGGCTAGACGATTTATCATAGAGCGGGACTACGATTTCGATGATGAAACGAAAGCAACATCATTAACTGAAACCGGAATCGAAAAAGTGGAAGCGGCTTTTGGCATTGATAATCTTTATGATTTGGAGCATCAGACTTTGTTCCACTATGTCATTCAGGCAGTTCGTGCTCATGTAATGTTTGAACGCGATGTTGATTATATCGTTAAAGAAGATAAAATCTTCTTAGTCGATATGTTTACTGGACGAATCATGGATGGCCGTACATTGTCTGATGGATTACATCAAGCAATTGAAGCTAAAGAAGGCGTTACGATTACGGAAGAAAATAAAGCCCAAGCCCAAATCACCATTCAAAACTATTTCCGGATGTATCCCCTACTTTGCGGGATGACGGGTACGGCAAAAACGCAGGAAAAAGAATTCCTTGAAGTATATGGAATGCAAGTTCTGCAAATTCCGACAAACCGCCCACGCATTCGTAAAGATGAAACGGATCAAGTCTATGAAACGATTGAGCAGAAATATACAGCTGTTGCCAAGGAAGTAAAAGCCCGTCACACAACTGGACAACCTGTTTTAGTCGGAACTACTTCTATTTTGCAATCAGAAGAAGTAGCGAAATATTTAAAACAACTAGACTTGGAATTCCAACTGTTGAATGCAAAAAGCGTGGAGCAGGAAGTATTCTTGATTTCACAAGCTGGGCAATTAAACCAAATTACCGTTGCCACTAACATGGCTGGTCGAGGAACTGATATCGAACTGGGTGATGGTGTTTCTGATGTAGGCGGACTATTTGTCCTCGGAACTGAAAAGCATGAAAATCGTCGAATTGATAATCAATTACGCGGTCGCTCTGGACGTCAAGGCGATCCAGGTGAGTCTCAATTCTTTATTTCCCTCGAGGATGATATGTTCAAACGTTTTGCAAAAGATGATCTAGAGAAATTCAATAAAAAAGTGAAAACTGATAGCTTAGGTCTTGTCCTTGGTAAAGATGTTCATGAATTGACGGAACGTACACAGCGTATTGTCGAAGGATCTCATTTCTCCATGCGTGAGTACAACCTTAAATTGGATGATGTCATCAATGAACAACGAAAAGTCATTTATACCTTAAGAGACAAAGTGCTTGAAAGAAATGATTTGATTGATCAATTACACAAAATGTTGGATGAAACAGTCGAGTTTGTTGTAGGGGAAAGTTGCTCAGAAGACGAACTTTCTGCACACTGGAATTTCGACCAAATCGAACAAACGATGAATCAAATTCTTCTAGCACCTGTTACATTGAATCGTTCTGTTTCTAAAGTGAAAGATATTATTAAACAACTTCAGCCGGCAGTAAATGAATTGAAAGATTACATGTCCACTTTCTCTGAGCAGCCTGAGGTTATGAATACCATTCCACAAGTGATGCTTGCCTACCTGGATTCGACATGGGTACGACATTTAGAGGCGATGACACGATTGAAAGAAGGTATCGGTTTACGCGCATATCAACAAGAGGACCCAATGCGTATTTACCAAAATGAAGGTCTGGAGCTTTTTGAAATGCATTACCAGGAGCTACGCCGTTCAATCGCAACTGAGATTATCAACTTTATGAAAATTATTTCAACTCGAGAGGAGACGATTTAATGGGCATTTTTTCGATTTTCAAGAAGACCGAAAAAACGGGTGCTGATAGTACCGTTGAGTCAACAGAGTTAGTTAATGGCACTGAACCGAGTGCTCAGTCGGAAGAAGTCACTACAGCATTGTCCCTTCATCCTGCTTGGGATGTACCAAAAGAACAACAATATGTATTCAGCTTCCTTTCGAATGAGCTTGAACCATTAAAACCAAATCAAATTTCTTTATCAGGCATCGATATTGAGCAAGACGACAATACACAAGCTTGGTTGGTTAAAGCATTTTTACGGACATCATTGGCTACTCCCATTACATTGAATACAGCTGAGCTCGTGCTGATCGATCAAAATGAACAAGTGGTGGCAGCAAAAGAATTCAATCTTGCGGAACTAGGCGAATTGCCTGCAACCAGTGCACGACCTTGGGTATTTGTTTTTGAACAGCCGACTTTAAAAGGAGAACTTCCTAAAGATGGTTGGCGTTTAGCTTTCAACGTTCAATCGTTGGTACCACACAAGATCGAATTGGATGCAGCTTGGGAAGAAGCTCTAAGCGACGAACAAAAAGATGGCTTAAAGAAAATTGTTGATTCCCTGCCTAAACTTCATGACAGAGAAGTAAACTTCAGTGGATTCCAAGCAAAAGTTCAGCCAGATGGTACACTTGCGGTCTCACTGTTTATTAGAAATGGGCACTCCCAGCAAATCACATTAGAGCAACTTCCACTGGAAGTGCTCGATGCGAATGGCAAAATTGTGGCACAAGGCGCATTTACGATTGATCAACTTAAGGTTAATGCAAATACTTCTAAACCCTGGACCTTCTTGTTCCCTAAGGAAATGGTCATCAATAAAGATTCTGATATGTCTAAATGGACCGTCAGAGTGCCTCAGAGCGCTTAAAAACCATTTATCGGTAAAAGTTATCATATTAAATAGAAAAAGCATGTGAGCAATCGCTCACATGCTTTTCTTATTGCACTTTAAATTCCGTTATCGAGTCTTTTACCATTCGGACACCTTTTCCATTCGGTACGAAATGTGTAACGACTAGTCGATAGGATTTCCCTTTCACATATCCTCCCGTTGGTGCACTGACGACAACCTTAGTTGCATCACTTCCCGTACGGACGGCTACACTTTGGCGAGCACCGAACTCATCCTCGACATAAACATGCTTCGTGTTGAAAAATGCGGAATTCATTTGTTGATTGAAAGTCACCGTAAATTGTTTATTTGTATCCACGACTCTCGCTGACGAAGAAGGAACAAACGATTTTGTAGGAATTGGTTGATTTGAATAAACGGCTTGGACCTGGTCAATCCAAATCGAACCCTTACCTTTCTTCGCTGAAGAAGTTTCAGCAATATATATCTTGTTCAATTTCACTGGACTTTGGACATTAGTCGGAATCGTTGCTTCAACGTATTTCCAGCCTACCCAATTAAGTCCTCCATCTTGAGTAAAGTCAATCACTGTTTCGCGACCATTAGCATCTGTAATGGCTGCGCGTAACCAATGATTTGCACCATCTCCATACACCCATGCACCAATTTTCTTAGGTGCCGCAGGAATGGACAAACCGTTCGGCCAAGTCAAGTACGATACGGAGGTACCCTCAGCAAAGCTTGAAAAATCATAAGACAACTTAAGGGAACTGGATCCTTCTTTAGCCTGCAACGTTTTTTCTAAACCAATGGTTGCAGATGAACGGATGGTTTCTGCCTTTAATCCAGTGAGTGAATCTAATCCACTGACTTGTAATGATTTATTTGAAACCGTAACAGGAATCGACACACGTGCAGACCCGAATGTTCCTGTGATTGAACCCGTAGCTTCACTATTTCCTGCATTGAAAGTAGTGCCGTTGATTGAACCTACGCCTCCTGTTGTCGTCCAGGAAACAGCTGCAGGATTGAAAATGACTTTTTGATTTTTACTGATTCCATTCACTTGGAAATTAGCTGATTCTCCAAGTCCGACACGAACTTCTGAAGGAGATGCCACTAATTGTTCAATCGTATCGGTAACTGTAACAGGAATTGAAACCGTAGCGGTATCGTATTTTGCGGTGATTTGCCCTGTTCCTGCTTTCACTCCGACGAAGCGATTATTTTCAATCTTCCCTACTCCATTTGAAACTTCCTGAAGTTCTAGTTTCGTAGAATCTACTTTTAAAGGATTATAATATTGATCTAACACATAATTTACTTTGAAACCTAGAGAAGCCCCAACAGCAACGATTCCCTCTTGATCTTGAGAGACATTTACATGAGTGGCTTGTCCATTAGGTGCAGTACTAATTGCTTCCAAAATAGCAGAGACGGAACGTTCAGAACCATCCGAAGGTCGGTTAATTAGAGATGGATATACATTTCCATAACGGCGTGTAACCATTGCCGTTGATCCACCACCATCCAAGTTGATGGCATTATAAGCACCGATTGAGACAAGGTACTTTGAAAATTCAATAAGTGTCATACCTTGGCTGTAACCAGACTGACGACCATCGACCGTTATGAAATATGCACGACTGCCAGTGGCATCGGTCGCAACAGCGGTACGGGGAGTTCTTTCAGTCGCACGACCGGCAGTGATATCAATTGTCAAAGCAGACTTTCCATCCTGTACGAGTAAAGGACCTGATGCCAACATGAATTGTGAGCCTTTCCATGCAGAATCAACATCAACTGTCAGTGAAACGTCATCTCCTATTTTCATAGATGATAATTTAGCACTCGATGTTCCAGATGCGGATAGAACAAAACCATCTTTCGGGATTGTCGAAGAAGTATACTGACCATACGGACGTATAGCGGATACTTTACCGGTCACTTTTTCTCCGAATTTCAACTGGGAGTCTACTTTTTTTGTTACTCCCGTTACAACCACTTCAATTCCATATTGGTTTTGACGGGTTTTATCTTCACGCAAACCTTCCGTGTATAAAATTAATTCGTTATTTGCTCTATCCCGGTTCATATCTGTCGTCTTAAATGACGACCCATTATGTTCAATCGTACGTTCTAACGAATAACGCCCAACTTTCGCTTTATTTTCAGCTGTCACACCAAATGCAGCTGGCACGTACATATAGTCATTAAAATTAGTCGAAACTCTTCCTAAATTAACGATTTGATCATTTTTTGCCAGTAAATATGAAGGATAACGATTTTCGAAGGTGTAAAAAGATGCATTAATTGCACCAACTACATTATGGCTCGGATATGTATGTTCTTTTGATAAATTAGTTACTGTCTTAAGTGTATTGATTGGATTGGATACCCCGTATTCAATTTTAGTATACGGATTTGTGACATCGATGGAGAGTTTGTTTACTTTTTGTGGGTAACCTCCCACTGATGTCGAGATAGTTTCGTGGTGTATACCAGGAGATAACGTGGCGGCAGAAACGGGTAAACTTGAAAAGACTAGAATGAATGCTAGTAGAAAAGCAGGCATTCTTTTAAATTTTAGGTACATGATGCAGCTCCTTTATGTTAGATTCTACTAATAATTATACTAAAATATAGTAAAATAGAAATAGTCTATATGTAATTGTTTTCCATAAACGAAAAAGAATCCACAGGAGACCAGTCCCGTGGATTCTTTTTCGCGCATCAACCAAGTTTTTAAGTTTATGAAAATACAAAACAGGAAGTTTAATACGTTTTCATTGTATCACAATTCAGAATTAGTACAAGATGGTAATTTTTCATTTTACAATTTAATCAACTGAAATTACTTCTGGGGGTGTAAGTGACCCAGCAGTTTCTGCACGGTAGATGAATAAGGCAAATTCACCTCGTGTAATATTTGCTTTAGAACCAAATTCAGTAGCCGTTTTCCCTTGCGTAATATTACTTTCAAGCAAAGCTGCTACAAAAGGTTTCACTGTCGATAGAACATCAGTAAATGGAATATCCATTGAAGTAGCCTTTAAATCGTATGTAAGTGCAATGACCTTCGCCATTTGTTCACGTGACATCGATTGATAACTACCGAATGTATTCGTAGATAATCCGTTCATAATACCATTTGCGGCAAGAGCATTAACAGCCCATTGACGATCTTTAGGTACGTCCGTGAATCCTGCTTGTTGATAATTTCCTTCCGGAGTAAAACCATTTACACGGGCAATCATGACTGCTGCATCAATACGTTTGATTTCGTTGGAAATACCGAATTGCGTTTCACTGATTCCCTGTGCATAACCTTTACTGACAATATGGTCCACAGCTGGTTTATATGTATTATTTACATCTGAAAAAGCCGCAAGAACCGAGTTCAAAGGAAGTAGGACGACAATTGCCAATGACAAAAGCAACAAAGTTTTTTTTAACATTTTACTGCTCACCTCTTTTTAAGTCTCTTATTAGTGTAACAATATATGGAAATGAATACCACCATGTAAATAGTGCCAGGCCCTCCCTCTCTCAGTTGGGACGATTGAGATTCAAACGGAATGACCTGACACTTAGTTTTGAATGCTTTATGGTACTAGTTTATTAACGAGTGGAATTTTTTGAAGAATCCACACGATGACAAATGATGAAAAGAATATAGCAATCCACACTAGCGGCACTGCAAGTACCGGATGAACCCAATATTCGTCAAACCCTATACGGCGACCATATAACTGAATGATGGGATGTAATAAATAGATTCCCATGCTGGCTGCACTGATTTTTTGTATAACAGTATTCGGCTTGAAGACATTCGGAAACTGCTGAAATAATACAAATAAGAAAACAGCAATAGCCACCGTATTCGGTGCAATATACAAATAGAAGAAACCATCCAATCTCCCGTCATTCTGGAGAGTCAAAACATATGTGCCATAGGCTGTTACTGCATACCCGATAACGGCTAACAGTCCAAGTAAAGGCAACCATTTCCGTTTGAGAGGATATAAGATTAAATACGCGCCTAAAATAAAGTAGCCAATATACGTACCGAACAGTCCAGCAGACAAAGCCAGCCCAAAATCGAAGAATTTTGGTACGAATGGAAACAAGCTTGACATGACAAACCAAGCTCCTATAAAGTATTGCAGCATTTGTTTAGAAGAGGAACTGACAATTTGTCTTAAAAACGGGGTCATTAAATATAAACCCAAAATAACGTATAGAAACCATAAATGGAAGAACACAGAGTCCGTCAACACCATTTTAATCATTTGTTTCCACGTATGTTCTTCAAACCACATGAATTTGCGATAGACGATGTAAATAATACTCCACGCCAGTAACGGTATTGCAACCTTACTAACCCGCTTCTTGAAAAAAGGGATTAACGGTTCCTGTTGTTTGCGCGTCAACAATAGTGCCCCACTGATCATGAAAAATAACGGGACACTGTTACGTAAGGCAGAATCCAAAAGATTTGCAAACCACCAAATTTGGTGACCAATCTCCATACTTGATACTAACTGTGCTACTACATGTATACCTACGACTGAAAAGATGGCGAAAACTCTCATCCAGTCCATATAATCATAACGCTCATTCGACATTCTCTCATATCCTTTCTACATCAAAAAATCTTGAACTAACTTCATTTATAAACTTCTTTGCTCTCGCGATTCTATTTCGAAGACTCACATCATATTATTCCATATAAAAACGCCTTATCGCAAATTGAATTTGCGACAAGGCGTATGAGAATGTAAGTTTATTTTTTAGCTGAAGCTACTTGGGATACGTTTGCAACACGCTTAGCGCCAATGTATTTTGAACCCCAGTAGTAGGGATCGTTAAGTTTTGCAATTGAAACACCTTTGCTAGATGATGAGTGAGCGAATTTTCCTCCACCGATGTAAACTCCCACATGAGATACACCCTTACCTGAAGTATTGAAGAAAACCAAATCGCCCGCTTGTAGATTTTTCTTAGCAACTGAAGAGCCTGTTGAGTACATGCCTGCAGATGTTCTTGGAAGATCAACACCTACTTGGTTGTAAACATAACCGATAAATCCTGAGCAATCAAATCCGTTTGCTGTCGTTCCACCACGTAAATACTTTGTTCCCATAACATTATTTGCTGCAGATACAAGCTTGCTTGAATCAACACCACTTGAAGCGTCCACTTCATTTGCTAATGGAGCAACAATTAATAGTATAGCGAAAGTAATCATCGTAAGAACTTTAAGGAACTGAGACTGTAACTTCATGTAGAATCCTCCGGTTTGGCCCATGGCTAAAAATTTTCTGAAAACTTAACTAAAGTCATCTTACCATGAAATATACCTGTTTTATTTTACAGTTGTGTAACAATGTCGTTACATTATGAGTCGAATTTAAGATAATCTTGTAATAATAGAATGTTCAGACTATTAAACATAAAAAAAGCAGTGACCGCTTTGGTCACTGCTTTTGCATGTTATTATTTTAATAAGTACTTACCAAATCCATCTGTACCTTCACCCAAGTAGCTGATATTACCACTAGTAGGAATAACTTCAACCGCTTTTTTAGATGATTCAAACATTACTTTAGCTGATGCAGGCAATGTTGTAAACTTCCAGTTGCCGTCAGCAGAAGGATCTATTGTTTTCTTTTCGATAATGTAGTCGATCACCGCTTGGCGGTTTTCAACAGTATATATTTCGACTTCTTTAGCATTTCGTACGCCCGGGAAATTACCGTTTGCTCGGTAGTTGTTTGTAGCAACGATGAAATCCTGTTTAGGATCGATTGCTTTTCCATCATACTTCAAGTTTTTGATACGTGCTGCATTGGCATTGATTTCTTTGCCATCAGCGTCATATTTTGCTGGTTGTGTTACATCGATTTCATACGTAACTCCATCAATTACGTCAAAGTTGTATGAACGGAAGTTAGTATTGATCAGAGATTGTTCTACTGTTTTCGTTGCGTCGATTTGGTTGAACTGACCTGCAGACATCTCAAGCCATTCTTTCACGTCAGCTCCTGTAAGTTTTAAAGTAGAGACAGTGTTGTCGTATAAGTACAAATCTGCGACGTTCTTGATTGCCAATTCACCTTTTGGTACATATGTGTAATACTCTGGATCGCTGCGGGTACCTGCTTTGAATGGTGCTCCTGCAGATAGAATAGGCAACTTGGCGTCAGCAGTTCCTGCTAATTCTTTTTCAACAAACCATTTTTGAGCATTTGTTACGATTTGAATTGATGGATCATCTTGAACTTGTGAGAAGTAACTATGGATGATGGCAGTCGTTGTTCCTACTGCTTTACGCACATATTTAATTGTTCCTTCGTGTGCAACTTTAACCGCTTCTACTACTGTAGCATCTACATCACTTTCATCTTTTGCAATCGCTCGTACTTCAGCTTTAGAAGAAGAAACTGTCCAATCTTTTCCTTTCTTAGCTAACGTCAAATCGATTACACCCAAATGGCTGCCGAACTTGCCAGACATTACTACAGGTTTTCCGTTGATCGTACCTTGTTCAACATTCACGCCAGTCAATGAAGCATCAACTTTCCCAGGGAAAACTTGATGTGCATGTCCTGTAATGATTGCATCGACGCCTTCAACTTTTGTCATCAAATATGACACATCTTCTTCGCCTTTTTCGTGAACCATGTCACCCATACCCGAGTGGGACAACACAACAATTACGTCTGCACCGTCTTTTTCCATTTTAGGAATAAGTGCTTCTACAGCATCCACTGAATCGTCTACAGTGACTTTTCCTTCTAAATGAGACTTGTCCCATTTAAGAATCGCTGGAGGGACAATTCCAGTTACACCGACTTTAATGGTCGTTTCTTTTCCTTTAGAATCTTTCACTTTTTTATCAATGATGACATACGGAGTATACATATTCTTCCCTGTCTTAGCGTCTTTCACGTTTGCATTTACATAAGGGAAGCCAGCATCGTCCATCACTTCATTCAAGTATGGAAGACCATAGTTAAACTCATGGTTCCCAAGAGTGGCAACGTCATAATCCAACAAATTAAGAGCCGCTATCGATGGGTGAACTTCCCCATCTTTCAATGGCTCCACTGATGATTTGAATGAGCCTAGTGGAGTCCCTTGAATCAAATCTCCATTGTCGAATAACAAAGTATTGCCATTTTCTTTACGGGCATTTTTGATTAATGTTGCTGTCTTTGCAAGACCCAAGCTGTTGGATGGTGTATCTTTGTAATAATCATAGTTCACTATATTCGTATGGATATCAGAAGTTCCAAGAATTCGTAGCGCTACTGTCGTATTCGCCACAGATGCCTTGTATTCTTTCAGGAAACGTTGCACGAGTGCACGCATTTCCCCTTTGCTTACATGGTGACCTGGTCTTACTGTTTTGTCGGCATATCCAAGTAAGAAGCCCATTCCAACTCCTTTTGAAAGATCAGAGCGTAAACTTCCGCTGATTTTGTTGCCATCCTTGAACTCTTTTAAGTTACTAATCGGAAAACTCTTATCAGTCCCGATACCACGAACCGCAATTACAAATGCTTGTTCACGATTTAGAGTTCCGTTTGGATCAAATTTTGTTGCAGATTTGCCATTGATTAGTTTTAACTCAACTGCTTTTTCAATATACGGTTTCAGTTCATTTGGAACGTCATCAAATTTAATTGTTTTTCCAGTTCCAAGTTCCACGCCCATAGCAGTTATTAGTGCCTTCACATATTCTCCGCGCGTAGCATCTTTTTCTGCAGCAGATGTTTCTTGGCTTATCCCCAGACCACTTACAGCTAACGACATTGCTAATGCTGAAGCGGATACTTTTTTCCACATTGTCATGCAGTTCTCCCCTTAATTCGAAATAGTGAAACAAATCCATTATACCAAATTTAGGATGTCGAAATGTTAAGTCTATGTGACTGTTTTATGAAGTTTTTCTACTATTTTCCTATTCTTAAAGCTCATTTTTTATTGGCTATATTAAATGGTATTGTAGATGTTCCGCAATACCGCTCCGCTTTCGTGGGCGAGCGCAGAGCCTCGGTCTCGACTGTCTCGCTTTCCCACATGAGTCTCCGCTGTTTTGCTGCATATCTCTTTATATGGAAAAATCAAAAGTGACCTTTAACATATCTTCTTTATTATCGATTAATATTAGTTCTTCAAAATAATAGAAAAAGAAAGAACCTATCTTTTTCACAGATAGGCTCCTTATACTCTATTTAGTTAACAGGATAGTACTCAGTTAGTTCACCAGTATTTACATCAAAGACATACGTTGTTTTCCCATTCACCTTAAACAAATCCAGTCCTAATCGAGGTTCTTTTCCTGTATGTTGAATGGAATCAACTTCTTCCTGGTAGTAAAGAGGAATAGCATATTTCAAGTAATCAATTGATTGCTCAATTGTGAGTTTTAGTGGATCTTCTTTAAACGTACGTGGGACGTACGATTTGATTTTCCATGTATCATTGCTTCGTACTAATTCAATCGTGGCACGGTAACCCGAGTTAATCCCATTTGAAGGAACGGTCGCATCCACTTTTAGGACATTGTCCGTTTTCGCAACGACTCTGAATGGTAATCCAAATTGGAAGTCATGTATAACATTTGCGTTATCACAGTTATAACATGAAGCTTCATATCCTTTTAATGCTTGTGATAAGTATGGCTCCACCACTAGCTCTGACAAATCATCCTTAATATCTGCAGCTTTATGATTCGGATGATATTTTTCAAGACCTTGAATCATGATAATTCGTGTTTTGCGAGTAGCTTCATTAATGGCATTCATCACTTCGAAGTCATTATAAGTAGATCCCGGAACCTTTTTAAAGGCACGATACATGAAAGCTGACATTTCACCTCGCGTCAACTTTTTATCCGGTGCAAACGACGTCGCCGTTACACCTTTGGTCACTCCATTGCGGAAAATCGCATCAACGTAAGGCGCCCAACGTTCATTGACATCAGTAAAAGGTACTTTAGCATTCATTGTCACTGAATAATTGAAAGCTCCTGACAAGATGCGCGTCATTTGAGAACGTGTCAATTCAACTTCAGGACGGAATGTCCCATCTTCATAGCCATTGACATACCCTAGTGAAGCAATTGTGGAAATTGCTTCATAATGGGCACTGTCGGATTTAACATCTGGGAAGCTCTTGCTGATTTCTGGCTCCATGCCAAGAAGCATATACAGCATGTATGCTGCTTCCCCACGAGTGACGATTCCAGCGGCGTCAATCAACACTTTACCATCATTCGTATATTCTGCTTCCCATACTTCTTTCATGTTCATGGAATAGACAGCCTCATAAAAAGTGTTGTTCATGGATAAATCGGTATAGATTGAATGTTTTACGCTAGCATCGGCTTCATTAACAAATGAACTTGCAAACAAGACTCCTAGTGCCAAGGATGCAATTGCTTTTTTCATCATCATATCCCTCTTTCCATTATTATATTAATTCCGTTTCCAAGCTTCATTGGCAGCGTGCAAACCGACTTTATGATTCTGTTTCCAAATGCCATCCCAATAAGCAAGTGGAACAGGCGCCTCTCCAGCATACGGAGCAATCTCCACTGTAACACCAGGCATCTTCGTCACTTTAATAAACCAATCCGCGGAAGATCCTGTTCCTTTTCTATAATAAGGTGGGACAACTGTATATCCTGTAATCGATTTGAGCTGATTCACATATTGAACA from Paenisporosarcina sp. FSL H8-0542 encodes:
- the secA2 gene encoding accessory Sec system translocase SecA2 yields the protein MISLFKRSTETSERQLKKYRKLVDQINNLEDTYSQKSDDELREATQVFKKRIENGEKIQAIIPDAFAVVREASKRVLNMRHFDVQLIGGLVLTEGNIAEMPTGEGKTLVASLPSYVRALEGKGVHVITVNEYLANRDFEQIGQIHRFLGLTVGINLPLMQPAMKQEAYNADITYGVGTEFGFDYLRDNMAPDLSQKVQRPYHFAIIDEVDSVLVDEAKTPLIVAGKMSADADLHMIAARLARRFIIERDYDFDDETKATSLTETGIEKVEAAFGIDNLYDLEHQTLFHYVIQAVRAHVMFERDVDYIVKEDKIFLVDMFTGRIMDGRTLSDGLHQAIEAKEGVTITEENKAQAQITIQNYFRMYPLLCGMTGTAKTQEKEFLEVYGMQVLQIPTNRPRIRKDETDQVYETIEQKYTAVAKEVKARHTTGQPVLVGTTSILQSEEVAKYLKQLDLEFQLLNAKSVEQEVFLISQAGQLNQITVATNMAGRGTDIELGDGVSDVGGLFVLGTEKHENRRIDNQLRGRSGRQGDPGESQFFISLEDDMFKRFAKDDLEKFNKKVKTDSLGLVLGKDVHELTERTQRIVEGSHFSMREYNLKLDDVINEQRKVIYTLRDKVLERNDLIDQLHKMLDETVEFVVGESCSEDELSAHWNFDQIEQTMNQILLAPVTLNRSVSKVKDIIKQLQPAVNELKDYMSTFSEQPEVMNTIPQVMLAYLDSTWVRHLEAMTRLKEGIGLRAYQQEDPMRIYQNEGLELFEMHYQELRRSIATEIINFMKIISTREETI
- a CDS encoding accessory Sec system S-layer assembly protein, with product MGIFSIFKKTEKTGADSTVESTELVNGTEPSAQSEEVTTALSLHPAWDVPKEQQYVFSFLSNELEPLKPNQISLSGIDIEQDDNTQAWLVKAFLRTSLATPITLNTAELVLIDQNEQVVAAKEFNLAELGELPATSARPWVFVFEQPTLKGELPKDGWRLAFNVQSLVPHKIELDAAWEEALSDEQKDGLKKIVDSLPKLHDREVNFSGFQAKVQPDGTLAVSLFIRNGHSQQITLEQLPLEVLDANGKIVAQGAFTIDQLKVNANTSKPWTFLFPKEMVINKDSDMSKWTVRVPQSA
- a CDS encoding phosphodiester glycosidase family protein, producing MYLKFKRMPAFLLAFILVFSSLPVSAATLSPGIHHETISTSVGGYPQKVNKLSIDVTNPYTKIEYGVSNPINTLKTVTNLSKEHTYPSHNVVGAINASFYTFENRYPSYLLAKNDQIVNLGRVSTNFNDYMYVPAAFGVTAENKAKVGRYSLERTIEHNGSSFKTTDMNRDRANNELILYTEGLREDKTRQNQYGIEVVVTGVTKKVDSQLKFGEKVTGKVSAIRPYGQYTSSTIPKDGFVLSASGTSSAKLSSMKIGDDVSLTVDVDSAWKGSQFMLASGPLLVQDGKSALTIDITAGRATERTPRTAVATDATGSRAYFITVDGRQSGYSQGMTLIEFSKYLVSIGAYNAINLDGGGSTAMVTRRYGNVYPSLINRPSDGSERSVSAILEAISTAPNGQATHVNVSQDQEGIVAVGASLGFKVNYVLDQYYNPLKVDSTKLELQEVSNGVGKIENNRFVGVKAGTGQITAKYDTATVSIPVTVTDTIEQLVASPSEVRVGLGESANFQVNGISKNQKVIFNPAAVSWTTTGGVGSINGTTFNAGNSEATGSITGTFGSARVSIPVTVSNKSLQVSGLDSLTGLKAETIRSSATIGLEKTLQAKEGSSSLKLSYDFSSFAEGTSVSYLTWPNGLSIPAAPKKIGAWVYGDGANHWLRAAITDANGRETVIDFTQDGGLNWVGWKYVEATIPTNVQSPVKLNKIYIAETSSAKKGKGSIWIDQVQAVYSNQPIPTKSFVPSSSARVVDTNKQFTVTFNQQMNSAFFNTKHVYVEDEFGARQSVAVRTGSDATKVVVSAPTGGYVKGKSYRLVVTHFVPNGKGVRMVKDSITEFKVQ
- a CDS encoding S-layer homology domain-containing protein, which translates into the protein MLKKTLLLLSLAIVVLLPLNSVLAAFSDVNNTYKPAVDHIVSKGYAQGISETQFGISNEIKRIDAAVMIARVNGFTPEGNYQQAGFTDVPKDRQWAVNALAANGIMNGLSTNTFGSYQSMSREQMAKVIALTYDLKATSMDIPFTDVLSTVKPFVAALLESNITQGKTATEFGSKANITRGEFALFIYRAETAGSLTPPEVISVD
- a CDS encoding acyltransferase family protein encodes the protein MSNERYDYMDWMRVFAIFSVVGIHVVAQLVSSMEIGHQIWWFANLLDSALRNSVPLFFMISGALLLTRKQQEPLIPFFKKRVSKVAIPLLAWSIIYIVYRKFMWFEEHTWKQMIKMVLTDSVFFHLWFLYVILGLYLMTPFLRQIVSSSSKQMLQYFIGAWFVMSSLFPFVPKFFDFGLALSAGLFGTYIGYFILGAYLILYPLKRKWLPLLGLLAVIGYAVTAYGTYVLTLQNDGRLDGFFYLYIAPNTVAIAVFLFVLFQQFPNVFKPNTVIQKISAASMGIYLLHPIIQLYGRRIGFDEYWVHPVLAVPLVWIAIFFSSFVIVWILQKIPLVNKLVP
- a CDS encoding C40 family peptidase → MKLQSQFLKVLTMITFAILLIVAPLANEVDASSGVDSSKLVSAANNVMGTKYLRGGTTANGFDCSGFIGYVYNQVGVDLPRTSAGMYSTGSSVAKKNLQAGDLVFFNTSGKGVSHVGVYIGGGKFAHSSSSKGVSIAKLNDPYYWGSKYIGAKRVANVSQVASAKK